In the Oncorhynchus keta strain PuntledgeMale-10-30-2019 chromosome 29, Oket_V2, whole genome shotgun sequence genome, one interval contains:
- the LOC118362571 gene encoding protein phosphatase 1A isoform X2: MRLFDVTSISQVLRATMGAFLDKPKMEKHNAHGEGNSLTYGLSSMQGWRVEMEDAHTAVIGLPHGLDPWSFFAVYDGHAGSQVAKYCCEHLLEHITSNPDFQSGLEPNVESVKIGIRTGFLQIDEHMRNISEKKHGVDRSGSTAVGVMISPGHIYFINCGDSRGLLSRGGAVHFFTQDHKPSNPLEKERIQNAGGSVMIQRVNGSLAVSRALGDFDYKCVHGKGPTEQLVSPEPEVYAIERSEVEDEFIVLACDGIWDVMANEELCDFVRSRLEVTNDLERVCNEIVDTCLYKGSRDNMSVVLICLPGAPKVTADAVKREAELDKYLESRVEEIIKKQGNEGVPDLVHVMRTLASESIPNLPPGGELASKRNVVEAVYNKLNPYRSDDTDILFFRGFS; this comes from the exons ATGAGGCTATTTGACGTAACTAGCATTAGTCAG GTTTTAAGAGCTACAATGGGGGCGTTTTTGGACAAGCCAAAGATGGAGAAGCACAATGCTCATGGTGAGGGGAACAGTCTGACCTATGGCCTGAGCAGCATGCAGGGCTGgagggtggagatggaggatgcGCACACGGCAGTCATTGGCCTGCCTCATGGGCTCGACCCTTGGTCCTTCTTTGCTGTCTATGATGGGCATGCTGGCTCCCAGGTGGCCAAATACTGCTGTGagcacctgctggagcacatcaCCAGCAACCCAGACTTCCAGAGTGGTCTGGAGCCCAACGTAGAGAGTGTGAAGATCGGCATCCGCACAGGTTTCCTGCAGATTGACGAGCACATGCGGAACATCTCAGAGAAGAAGCACGGTGTGGACCGCAGTGGCTCAACTGCGGTGGGGGTCATGATTTCCCCAGGCCACATCTATTTCATCAACTGTGGAGACTCCCGGGGTCTTCTGAGCCGTGGAGGAGCTGTGCACTTCTTCACACAGGACCACAAGCCCAGCAACCcactggagaaggagaggattcAAAACGCCGGAGGCTCTGTCATGATCCAGAGAGTGAACGGCTCTCTGGCTGTGTCCCGGGCCCTGGGAGACTTCGACTACAAGTGTGTGCATGGCAAGGGCCCCACTGAGCAGCTGGTTTCACCAGAGCCTGAGGTGTATGCCATTGAAAGGTCTGAGGTGGAAGATGAGTTTATTGTCCTAGCCTGCGATGGCATCTGGGATGTCATGGCCAATGAGGAACTGTGTGACTTTGTCAGGTCCAGGCTAGAGGTGACCAATGACCTTGAGAGAGTCTGCAATGAAATTGTTGACACTTGCTTGTACAAG GGGAGTCGGGACAATATGAGCGTTGTGCTGATCTGCCTCCCAGGGGCTCCAAAGGTGACTGCAGATGCCGTGAAAAGGGAAGCAGAGCTGGATAAGTACCTGGAGAGCAGAGTAGAAG AGATCATAAAGAAGCAGGGAAACGAAGGGGTTCCAGACTTGGTCCACGTGATGCGGACGTTAGCATCAGAGAGCATCCCTAACCTCCCTCCTGGGGGTGAACTGGCCAGCAA GCGAAACGTTGTTGAAGCGGTGTACAACAAACTCAACCCATACCGAAGTGACGACACA
- the LOC118362571 gene encoding protein phosphatase 1A isoform X4: MGAFLDKPKMEKHNAHGEGNSLTYGLSSMQGWRVEMEDAHTAVIGLPHGLDPWSFFAVYDGHAGSQVAKYCCEHLLEHITSNPDFQSGLEPNVESVKIGIRTGFLQIDEHMRNISEKKHGVDRSGSTAVGVMISPGHIYFINCGDSRGLLSRGGAVHFFTQDHKPSNPLEKERIQNAGGSVMIQRVNGSLAVSRALGDFDYKCVHGKGPTEQLVSPEPEVYAIERSEVEDEFIVLACDGIWDVMANEELCDFVRSRLEVTNDLERVCNEIVDTCLYKGSRDNMSVVLICLPGAPKVTADAVKREAELDKYLESRVEEIIKKQGNEGVPDLVHVMRTLASESIPNLPPGGELASKRNVVEAVYNKLNPYRSDDTDSASTDDMW; this comes from the exons ATGGGGGCGTTTTTGGACAAGCCAAAGATGGAGAAGCACAATGCTCATGGTGAGGGGAACAGTCTGACCTATGGCCTGAGCAGCATGCAGGGCTGgagggtggagatggaggatgcGCACACGGCAGTCATTGGCCTGCCTCATGGGCTCGACCCTTGGTCCTTCTTTGCTGTCTATGATGGGCATGCTGGCTCCCAGGTGGCCAAATACTGCTGTGagcacctgctggagcacatcaCCAGCAACCCAGACTTCCAGAGTGGTCTGGAGCCCAACGTAGAGAGTGTGAAGATCGGCATCCGCACAGGTTTCCTGCAGATTGACGAGCACATGCGGAACATCTCAGAGAAGAAGCACGGTGTGGACCGCAGTGGCTCAACTGCGGTGGGGGTCATGATTTCCCCAGGCCACATCTATTTCATCAACTGTGGAGACTCCCGGGGTCTTCTGAGCCGTGGAGGAGCTGTGCACTTCTTCACACAGGACCACAAGCCCAGCAACCcactggagaaggagaggattcAAAACGCCGGAGGCTCTGTCATGATCCAGAGAGTGAACGGCTCTCTGGCTGTGTCCCGGGCCCTGGGAGACTTCGACTACAAGTGTGTGCATGGCAAGGGCCCCACTGAGCAGCTGGTTTCACCAGAGCCTGAGGTGTATGCCATTGAAAGGTCTGAGGTGGAAGATGAGTTTATTGTCCTAGCCTGCGATGGCATCTGGGATGTCATGGCCAATGAGGAACTGTGTGACTTTGTCAGGTCCAGGCTAGAGGTGACCAATGACCTTGAGAGAGTCTGCAATGAAATTGTTGACACTTGCTTGTACAAG GGGAGTCGGGACAATATGAGCGTTGTGCTGATCTGCCTCCCAGGGGCTCCAAAGGTGACTGCAGATGCCGTGAAAAGGGAAGCAGAGCTGGATAAGTACCTGGAGAGCAGAGTAGAAG AGATCATAAAGAAGCAGGGAAACGAAGGGGTTCCAGACTTGGTCCACGTGATGCGGACGTTAGCATCAGAGAGCATCCCTAACCTCCCTCCTGGGGGTGAACTGGCCAGCAA GCGAAACGTTGTTGAAGCGGTGTACAACAAACTCAACCCATACCGAAGTGACGACACA
- the LOC118362571 gene encoding protein phosphatase 1A isoform X3, producing the protein MRLFDVTSISQVLRATMGAFLDKPKMEKHNAHGEGNSLTYGLSSMQGWRVEMEDAHTAVIGLPHGLDPWSFFAVYDGHAGSQVAKYCCEHLLEHITSNPDFQSGLEPNVESVKIGIRTGFLQIDEHMRNISEKKHGVDRSGSTAVGVMISPGHIYFINCGDSRGLLSRGGAVHFFTQDHKPSNPLEKERIQNAGGSVMIQRVNGSLAVSRALGDFDYKCVHGKGPTEQLVSPEPEVYAIERSEVEDEFIVLACDGIWDVMANEELCDFVRSRLEVTNDLERVCNEIVDTCLYKGSRDNMSVVLICLPGAPKVTADAVKREAELDKYLESRVEEIIKKQGNEGVPDLVHVMRTLASESIPNLPPGGELASKRNVVEAVYNKLNPYRSDDTL; encoded by the exons ATGAGGCTATTTGACGTAACTAGCATTAGTCAG GTTTTAAGAGCTACAATGGGGGCGTTTTTGGACAAGCCAAAGATGGAGAAGCACAATGCTCATGGTGAGGGGAACAGTCTGACCTATGGCCTGAGCAGCATGCAGGGCTGgagggtggagatggaggatgcGCACACGGCAGTCATTGGCCTGCCTCATGGGCTCGACCCTTGGTCCTTCTTTGCTGTCTATGATGGGCATGCTGGCTCCCAGGTGGCCAAATACTGCTGTGagcacctgctggagcacatcaCCAGCAACCCAGACTTCCAGAGTGGTCTGGAGCCCAACGTAGAGAGTGTGAAGATCGGCATCCGCACAGGTTTCCTGCAGATTGACGAGCACATGCGGAACATCTCAGAGAAGAAGCACGGTGTGGACCGCAGTGGCTCAACTGCGGTGGGGGTCATGATTTCCCCAGGCCACATCTATTTCATCAACTGTGGAGACTCCCGGGGTCTTCTGAGCCGTGGAGGAGCTGTGCACTTCTTCACACAGGACCACAAGCCCAGCAACCcactggagaaggagaggattcAAAACGCCGGAGGCTCTGTCATGATCCAGAGAGTGAACGGCTCTCTGGCTGTGTCCCGGGCCCTGGGAGACTTCGACTACAAGTGTGTGCATGGCAAGGGCCCCACTGAGCAGCTGGTTTCACCAGAGCCTGAGGTGTATGCCATTGAAAGGTCTGAGGTGGAAGATGAGTTTATTGTCCTAGCCTGCGATGGCATCTGGGATGTCATGGCCAATGAGGAACTGTGTGACTTTGTCAGGTCCAGGCTAGAGGTGACCAATGACCTTGAGAGAGTCTGCAATGAAATTGTTGACACTTGCTTGTACAAG GGGAGTCGGGACAATATGAGCGTTGTGCTGATCTGCCTCCCAGGGGCTCCAAAGGTGACTGCAGATGCCGTGAAAAGGGAAGCAGAGCTGGATAAGTACCTGGAGAGCAGAGTAGAAG AGATCATAAAGAAGCAGGGAAACGAAGGGGTTCCAGACTTGGTCCACGTGATGCGGACGTTAGCATCAGAGAGCATCCCTAACCTCCCTCCTGGGGGTGAACTGGCCAGCAA GCGAAACGTTGTTGAAGCGGTGTACAACAAACTCAACCCATACCGAAGTGACGACACA ctttga
- the LOC118362571 gene encoding protein phosphatase 1A isoform X1, which yields MRLFDVTSISQVLRATMGAFLDKPKMEKHNAHGEGNSLTYGLSSMQGWRVEMEDAHTAVIGLPHGLDPWSFFAVYDGHAGSQVAKYCCEHLLEHITSNPDFQSGLEPNVESVKIGIRTGFLQIDEHMRNISEKKHGVDRSGSTAVGVMISPGHIYFINCGDSRGLLSRGGAVHFFTQDHKPSNPLEKERIQNAGGSVMIQRVNGSLAVSRALGDFDYKCVHGKGPTEQLVSPEPEVYAIERSEVEDEFIVLACDGIWDVMANEELCDFVRSRLEVTNDLERVCNEIVDTCLYKGSRDNMSVVLICLPGAPKVTADAVKREAELDKYLESRVEEIIKKQGNEGVPDLVHVMRTLASESIPNLPPGGELASKRNVVEAVYNKLNPYRSDDTDSASTDDMW from the exons ATGAGGCTATTTGACGTAACTAGCATTAGTCAG GTTTTAAGAGCTACAATGGGGGCGTTTTTGGACAAGCCAAAGATGGAGAAGCACAATGCTCATGGTGAGGGGAACAGTCTGACCTATGGCCTGAGCAGCATGCAGGGCTGgagggtggagatggaggatgcGCACACGGCAGTCATTGGCCTGCCTCATGGGCTCGACCCTTGGTCCTTCTTTGCTGTCTATGATGGGCATGCTGGCTCCCAGGTGGCCAAATACTGCTGTGagcacctgctggagcacatcaCCAGCAACCCAGACTTCCAGAGTGGTCTGGAGCCCAACGTAGAGAGTGTGAAGATCGGCATCCGCACAGGTTTCCTGCAGATTGACGAGCACATGCGGAACATCTCAGAGAAGAAGCACGGTGTGGACCGCAGTGGCTCAACTGCGGTGGGGGTCATGATTTCCCCAGGCCACATCTATTTCATCAACTGTGGAGACTCCCGGGGTCTTCTGAGCCGTGGAGGAGCTGTGCACTTCTTCACACAGGACCACAAGCCCAGCAACCcactggagaaggagaggattcAAAACGCCGGAGGCTCTGTCATGATCCAGAGAGTGAACGGCTCTCTGGCTGTGTCCCGGGCCCTGGGAGACTTCGACTACAAGTGTGTGCATGGCAAGGGCCCCACTGAGCAGCTGGTTTCACCAGAGCCTGAGGTGTATGCCATTGAAAGGTCTGAGGTGGAAGATGAGTTTATTGTCCTAGCCTGCGATGGCATCTGGGATGTCATGGCCAATGAGGAACTGTGTGACTTTGTCAGGTCCAGGCTAGAGGTGACCAATGACCTTGAGAGAGTCTGCAATGAAATTGTTGACACTTGCTTGTACAAG GGGAGTCGGGACAATATGAGCGTTGTGCTGATCTGCCTCCCAGGGGCTCCAAAGGTGACTGCAGATGCCGTGAAAAGGGAAGCAGAGCTGGATAAGTACCTGGAGAGCAGAGTAGAAG AGATCATAAAGAAGCAGGGAAACGAAGGGGTTCCAGACTTGGTCCACGTGATGCGGACGTTAGCATCAGAGAGCATCCCTAACCTCCCTCCTGGGGGTGAACTGGCCAGCAA GCGAAACGTTGTTGAAGCGGTGTACAACAAACTCAACCCATACCGAAGTGACGACACA